A window of the Budorcas taxicolor isolate Tak-1 chromosome 10, Takin1.1, whole genome shotgun sequence genome harbors these coding sequences:
- the LOC128054131 gene encoding olfactory receptor 4F21-like, translating into MDRPNDSVVSEFVLLGLSGSYEMQVFLTLIFSLIYLGIILGNLFILLLVIFDYHLHSPMYFLLANLSFIDVGVASTTVPKMITDLLNEYKIISFQGCMVQICFIHIMGGVEMVLLIAMAFDRYTAICKPLYYLNIMNSKICVSFVITGWVIGVIHGMSQFAFIINLPFCGPNKVDSFYCDFPRIIKLACTDGAKFEFIVAANSGFMSTGTFFLLILSYIFILVTVWKRSSGDLSKAFVTLSAHITVVVLFFTPCMFLYVWPFPRSSIDKYLFIADFALTPVLNPIIYTLRNKEIKVLRFRKA; encoded by the exons ATGGATAGACCAAATGATTCTGTGGTTTCTGAGTTTGTGTTGCTTGGACTCTCTGGTTCTTATGAAATGCAAGTTTTTCTCACGTTGATATTCTCCTTGATTTATTTAGGGATCATCCTGGGAAAtctcttcattttgcttttagtAATTTTTGATTATCATTTACATTCTCCTATGTACTTCTTATTAGCAAACTTGTCCTTCATTGATGTGGGGGTTGCTTCTACCACAGTCCCCAAGATGATTACAGACCTCTTAAATGAATACAAGATAATTTCTTTCCAAGGTTGTATGGTACAAATATGCTTCATCCACATAATGGGAGGAGTGGAGATGGTGTTACTTATAGCCATGGCATTTGACAGGTACACAGCAATCTGCAAGCCTCTATACTATTTGAACATCATGAACTCTAAAATATGTGTTTCATTTGTAATCACTGGCTGGGTAATTGGGGTGATTCATGGTATGTCTCAATTTGCTTTCATTATAAACTTGCCCTTTTGTGGTCCTAACAAAGTAGACAGCTTTTATTGTGACTTCCCCAGGATCATAAAACTTGCATGCACAGATGGAGCCAAATTTGAGTTTATTGTTGCTGCCAACAGTGGCTTCATGAGCACGGGCACCTTCTTCCTGCTAATCCTCTCCTACATCTTCATTTTGGTCACTGTCTGGAAACGTTCTTCAGGAGACTTATCCAAGGCATTTGTCACTTTGTCAGCTCACATCACTGTGGTGGTTCTTTTTTTCACTCCATGCATGTTTCTATATGTTTGGCCTTTCCCCAGATCATCAATTGATAAATACCTCTTCATTGCTGACTTTGCTCTCACCCCTGTCTTAAATCCCATTATATATACATTACGGAACAAAGAGATAAAG GTATTGAGATTCAGGAAGGCCTGA
- the LOC128054487 gene encoding LOW QUALITY PROTEIN: olfactory receptor 4K15-like (The sequence of the model RefSeq protein was modified relative to this genomic sequence to represent the inferred CDS: inserted 2 bases in 1 codon) — protein sequence MEEANQSVVSEFIFHGLCDSRSLQKFLLLPFSALYLMTVLGNLFVVFLIITDSHLHSPMYFLLANLSFVDFCLSSVTTPKLTTDFLNANKTISYEGCMSQILCVHFFGGGEMVLLVSMAHDRYVAICKPLHYSSIMNRQKCIWLVLTSWIIGFVHATSQLAMILDLPFCGPRIVDSFFCDIPLVIKLACMDTHTLRLLINADSEVLATTCFXLLLISYTYILVTVHLSSKDGASKALSTCTSHITVVVLFFGPCIFTYLWPPSITWVDKFLAVFYTVITPLLNPAIYTLRNKEIKNAIKRLIS from the exons ATGGAAGAAGCAAACCAGTCTGTGGTATCTGAGTTCATTTTTCATGGACTCTGTGATTCAAGGAGTCTCCAGAAATTCCTCTTACTGCCATTTTCTGCACTCTACCTGATGACCGTCCTGGGCAACCTTTTCGTTGTGTTCTTAATCATCACTGACTCTCATCTCCATTCCCCAATGTACTTCCTCTTAGCCAATCTCTCATTTGTTGACTTCTGCCTTTCCTCAGTGACCACTCCTAAACTGACCACAGACTTCCTAAATGCTAATAAAACCATCTCCTATGAGGGTTGCATGAGCCAAATCCTCTGTGTACATTTCTTTGGAGGGGGTGAGATGGTACTGCTTGTGTCAATGGCCCATGACCGTTATgtagccatctgcaagccacTCCATTACTCCAGCATCATGAACAGACAGAAGTGCATCTGGCTAGTACTGACATCATGGATCATTGGCTTTGTGCATGCCACAAGTCAACTAGCTATGATTTTAGATCTTCCCTTCTGTGGACCCAGAATAGTGGACAGTTTTTTCTGTGATATTCCTCTGGTGATCAAACTAGCCTGCATGGATACTCATACTCTGAGACTGTTGATAAATGCTGACAGTGAAGTCTTGGCTACAACTTGCTT ACTCTTGCTGATCTCTTACACCTACATCCTGGTGACTGTCCATCTTAGCTCCAAGGATGGGGCATCAAAGGCACTCTCTACCTGTACTTCCCACATCACAGTGGTGGTGCTGTTCTTTGGACCCTGCATCTTCACCTATCTGTGGCCACCTAGCATCACTTGGGTGGATAAGTTCCTTGCTGTATTTTACACAGTAATCACACCTCTCTTGAATCCAGCCATTTATACCCTGAGAAATAAAGAGATTAAGAATGCCATAAAGAGACTGATAAGTTAG